From Rhea pennata isolate bPtePen1 chromosome 26, bPtePen1.pri, whole genome shotgun sequence, the proteins below share one genomic window:
- the ARHGAP23 gene encoding rho GTPase-activating protein 23 translates to MDTIFVKNVREAGPAHQAGLRTGDRLVRVNGESVVGKTYSQVIALIQNSDDVLELSIMPKDEDVLQLAYSQDAYLQGGEPYSGGAQSIPEPPPVCYPRKTYPFQARETAAAEPPRGQPADAPTCRPPSSDPSSPPRAAGARSEAAREPAGGRSPAPRAAAELPPGAVPRGRLASGPRACPGSSASSPPDRYGIPAPEHRTRCGAPEGGRPAPSRQECQQALCRWFCSREARRSASEERRHAMPPRSRSVSHDRLGGPAPAPRGWPHSASHDTLLPLPGQGWAHRARSDDHLGARGRSAEAPEPGTPRSAWPPEKLCRAVPAAGGRAGQQSYAPSSSSSSSSREPPAAVQKHPSQPNLRSADDAGYIGYRSYSPSFQRRTGLLHALSFRDPHFGGLPTFSIPQRPGPSAAPGPAGGAPARPGPPPAQAAAERAKAESGARAPEPPAEPRRADVVLRQKPPTGRKVPPPLRQMNFVFPDDAKETDICDPPAGGEGQRPAAERPGRRVAPLAAPEDSLASIPFIDEPTSPSIDLKAKHVPASSVVSSAMSSAPAVTASPSSPTFAFALSRHYSQDCSSIKASRRSSYLLAITTERSKSCDDGLNTFRDEGKILRRMPSRVPSLRMLRSFFTDGSLDSLGTSEDTRSKRHSTSDLSDVTFSDVRREGWLHYKQILTKKGKKVGGGIRQWKRVFAVLRTHSLYLCKDRREAVTCAPPPPGEEEQPISIRACLVDISYSETKRKHVFRLTTADFCEYLFQAEDREDMLAWIKVIREHSKAEGEDPGFASQALINKKLNDYRKVSPSGAKADASPKGSRGLGIRAEFLKPTGTSAPRSPRQDAGVAKDESSSQKAPWGINIMKKNKKSAPRAFGVRLEDCQPAADNKNVPLIVEACCKVVEDRGLEYMGIYRVPGNNAVVSSLQEQLNKGSAEINLQDERWQDLNVISSLLKSFFRKLPEPLFTDDKYNDFIEANRIEDASERMRTLRKLIRDLPGHYYETLKFLVGHLKTIADHSEKNKMEPRNLALVFGPTLVRTSEDNMTDMVTHMPDRYKIVETLIQHSDWFFSDKEDKGEKTPVEEKEAQSVPNIEYLLPNIGRTAAPGDASDLTLGVSAKPKGARPPRREPRRRELLAIPFISAANRKRKKRREAECFGSSTDDDSEHRDAGSREQEGERSPAAGAWPAAPGPERQSCPEAGSAGAEPAPDARSIVSGYSTLSTLDRSLCSEARSVAESRGEEADDERSEFSHVETDTESPRAAGAAEPPEPPPGRPSFSSRRLVQCDTLARRKPARPRPQAEPRPLLREQLRLRLRAAADDAGVRLRRAPSPETRRKKSGWRRHTVLVPGGLKDLNLNEWKEQWGRGPAAPPAQRRADQDSGLSSLESTKARPAAEPPGARSPPGSPGASRRLQQPL, encoded by the exons ATGGACACCATCTTCGTGAAGAACGTGCGGGAAGCCGGGCCGGCGCACCAGGCCGGGCTGCGCACAG GAGACCGGCTGGTCAGGGTGAACGGGGAGAGCGTCGTGGGGAAAACCTACTCGCAGGTCATCGCCCTCATCCAGAACAG TGACGACGTGCTGGAGCTCTCCATCATGCCCAAGGACGAGGACGTCCTCCAGCTG GCCTATTCGCAGGACGCCTACCTGCAGGGCGGCGAGCCGTACTCCGGCGGCGCCCAGAGCATCCCCGAGCCGCCTCCCGTGTGCTACCCGCGCAAGACGTACCCCTTCCAGGCGCGGGAGaccgcggccgccgagcccccccGGGGCCAGCCGGCGGACGCCCCGACCTGCCGGCCGCCCTCCTCGGACCCCTCGtcgccgccgcgcgccgccggcgcccgcagCGAGGCCGCCCGGGAGCCGgccggcggccgcagccccgcgccccgcgccgccgccgagctGCCGCCCGGAGCCGTGCCCCGCGGCCGGCTCGCCTCCGGCCCCCGCGCCTGCCCCGGCTCCTCGGCGTCCTCCCCGCCCGACCGCTACGGCATCCCGGCCCCGGAGCACCGGACTCGCTGCGGCGCGCCGGagggcggccgcccggcgcccaGCCGGCAGGAGTGCCAGCAGGCTCTGTGCCGCTGGTTTTGCAGCCGGGAAGCGCGGCGGAGCGCCTCGGAGGAGCGCCGGCACGCCatgccgccccgctcccgcagcGTCTCCCACGACCGCCtgggcggcccggcgccggcaccCCGGGGCTGGCCCCACAGCGCCTCGCACGACACCCTGCTGCCGCTCCCCGGGCAAGGCTGGGCGCACCGGGCCCGCTCCGACGACCACCTGGGCGCCCGCGGGCGCTCCGCCGAGGCGCCGGAGCCCGGCACCCCCCGCTCTGCCTGGCCGCCGGAGAAGCtctgccgtgccgtgccggcgGCCGGAGGACGTGCCGGCCAGCAAAGCTAcgcgccctcctcctcctcctcttcctcgtcccgcgagccgcccgccgccgtgCAGAAACACCCCTCGCAGCCCAACCTGCGGAGCGCGGACGACGCCGGCTACATCGGCTACCGGAGCTACAGCCCCTCGTTCCAGCGGCGCACGGGGCTGCTGCACGCGCTCTCCTTCAGGGACCCCCACTTCGGCGGCCTCCCCACCTTCAGCATCCCGCAGCGGCCGGGgcccagcgccgcgccgggcccggccgggggggcccccgcgcgccccggccccccgcccgcccaggccgccgcggagcgggcGAAGGCGGAGAgcggcgcccgggcgccggagccgccggccgagccgcgccgcgccgacGTGGTGCTCCGGCAGAAGCCGCCCACGGGGCGCAAGGTGCCGCCTCCGCTGCGGCAGATGAACTTTGTCTTCCCCGATGACGCCAAGGAGACGGACATTTGCGACCCACCGGCCGGCGGCGAAGGGCAGAGGCCGGCGGCCGagcggcccggccggcgcgtGGCCCCCTTGGCAGCCCCGGAGGACTCCCTGGCCTCCATCCCCTTCATCG ACGAACCCACCAGCCCCAGCATCGACCTGAAGGCCAAGCACGTGCCCGCCTCCTCGGTGGTCTCCAGCGCCATGAGCTCGGCGCCCGCCGTCACCGCCAGCCCTTCCTCGCCCACCTTCGCCTTCGCCCTGAGCCGGCACTACTCCCAGGACTGCA GCAGCATCAAGGCCAGCCGCCGCTCTTCCTACCTCCTGGCCATCACGACCGAGCGCTCCAAGTCATGCGACGATGGGCTGAACACGTTTCGGGACGAGGGGAAGATCCTAAG gaGGATGCCGAGCCGTGTCCCCAGCCTCCGGATGCTGAGGAGCTTCTTCACCGATGGG TCTCTGGACAGCCTCGGTACGTCCGAAGACACCCGATCCAAAAGGCACTCAACGTCCGACCTGTCGGACGTCACGTTCAGCGACGTGCGCAGGGAGGGCTGGCTCCACTACAAGCAGATCCTCACCAAAAAGGGGAAG AAAGTTGGCGGAGGCATCCGGCAGTGGAAGCGCGTCTTCGCCGTTCTGCGCACCCACTCGCTTTACCTGTGCAAGGACAGGCGGGAGGCGGTGACCTGCGCCCCACCACCCCCAGGTGAGGAGGAGCAGCCGATCAGCATCCGAGCGTGCCTGGTGGACATTTCCTACAGCGAGACCAAGAGGAAGCACGTCTTCCGGCTGACGACCGCTGACTTCTGTGAATATCTCTTTCAGGCAGAGGATCGGGAAGACATGCTGGCCTGGATCAAAGTCATCAGGGAGCACAGCAAGGCCGAGGGCGAG GACCCCGGCTTTGCCAGCCAGGCGCTTATCAACAAGAAGTTAAACGACTACCGGAAAGTGAG CCCGTCCGGCGCGAAGGCCGACGCGTCGCCCAAGGGCTCTCGCGGGCTGGGGATCAGAGCCGAGTTCCTGAAGCCGACGGGAACCAGCGCGCCCCGGTCCCCGCGGCAGGACGCAGGCGTCGCCAAAG ATGAGAGCAGCTCCCAAAAAGCCCCTTGGGGCATCAACATCAtgaagaagaacaagaaatcTGCCCCGCGCGCCTTCGGCGTGCGGCTGGAGGACTGCCAGCCCGCCGCGGACAACAAG AACGTCCCCCTCATCGTCGAAGCCTGCTGCAAGGTGGTGGAGGACAGAGGCCTGGAGTACATGGGCATCTACCGGGTGCCCGGGAACAACGCCGTGGTGTCCAGCCTCCAGGAGCAGCTCAACAAGGGCTCCGCCGAGATCAACCTGCAGGACGAG CGGTGGCAGGATCTCAACGTCATTAGCAGCCTGCTGAAATCCTTCTTCCGAAAGCTCCCCGAGCCGCTCTTCACCGACG ATAAGTACAACGACTTCATCGAGGCCAACCGGATCGAGGACGCCAGCGAGAGGATGAGGACCTTGCGGAAACTG ATCCGGGACCTGCCAGGTCACTACTACGAGACGCTCAAGTTCCTGGTGGGCCACCTGAAGACCATCGCGGACCACTCGGAGAAGAACAAG ATGGAGCCCCGAAACCTGGCGCTGGTGTTCGGCCCCACGCTGGTGCGGACCTCCGAGGACAACATGACCGACATGGTGACGCACATGCCCGACCGCTACAAGATCGTGGAGACCCTCATCCAGCAC TCGGACTGGTTCTTCAGCGACAAGGAGGACAAGGGCGAGAAG ACCCCCGTAGAGGAGAAGGAGGCTCAGTCCGTGCCCAACATCGAGTACCTGCTGCCCAACATCGGCAGGACCGCGGCGCCCGGCGATGCCTCAG ACTTGACCCTCGGCGTCTCCGCTAAGCCGAAG ggcgcgcggccgccgcggagggAGCCGCGCCGGCGGGAGCTGCTCGCCATCCCCTTCATCTCGGCGGCCAACCGCAAGAGGAAGAAGCGGCGGGAGGCCGAGTGCTTCGGGAGCAGCACGGACGACGACTCGGAGCACAGGGACGCCGGGAGCCGGGAGCAGGAGGGCGAGCGgagcccggccgccggcgcctgGCCCGCGGCACCCGGCCCCGAGCGCCAGAGCTGCCCGGAggccgggagcgccggggccgagccggcgcCGGACGCCCGCTCCATCGTGTCGGGCTACTCCACGCTGTCCACCCTGGACCGCAGCCTGTGCTCGGAGGCGCGGTCGGTGGCCGAGAGCCGGGGCGAGGAGGCGGACGACGAGCGCAGCGAGTTCAGCCACGTGGAGACGGACACGGAgagcccgcgggcggcgggcgccgcggagccgccggagccgccgccggggcgtCCCTCCTTCAGCTCCCGCCGCCTGGTGCAGTGCGACACGCTGGCCCGCAGGaagccggcgcggccccggccccaggcCGAGCCGCGGCCCCTGCTGCGGGAGCAGCTGCGCctgcggctccgcgccgcggccgaCGACGCCGGCGTCCGCCTGCGCCGGGCCCCCTCGCCCGAGACCCGCCGCAAGAAGAGCGGCTGGCGCCGGCACACCGTGCTCGTGCCCGGCGGCCTCAAGGACCTCAACTTGAACGAGTGGAAGGAGCagtggggccggggcccggcggcgccgccggcacAGCGCCGGGCCGACCAGGACTCGGGGCTCAGCAGCCTGGAGTCCACCAaagcccggcccgcggccgagccgccgggcgcccgcagccccccgggcagccccggcgcttCCCGGCGCTTGCAGCAGCCTCTGTGA